In Sphaeramia orbicularis chromosome 15, fSphaOr1.1, whole genome shotgun sequence, a single genomic region encodes these proteins:
- the ctu2 gene encoding cytoplasmic tRNA 2-thiolation protein 2 isoform X1, producing the protein MCQVDEDFQGQLEHTEVPSISKKCVKCKEKTAVVVIRAGDTYCRDCFREYFIHKFRAMLGKNRIIFPGEKVLLAVSGGPSSCSMLSQVQEGLSQNAHKKLRFIPGIVYIDEGAAAGRSVDDRKTAMAQMQTLFEATGFPFHLVPLEQVLDLSPSVLVMAPSPSEQPGSAYKAAVDQFIQSKGHWPPRPQDQDQDQDLDQASLPDIQESHTQLLQQLMSSTKTQTAREELLSMLRQHLLVHTARTKGYSKLMLGDCCSRLAVKLLSSIALGRGAQLAQDTGFSDSRYGDIITVRPMRDYSSKEIVFYNHMFKVPSIFIPGLDTMTADKSSIQRLTESFVTKLQADFPSTVSTIYRTSEKLQTAWKGSCAADVCDTCLLCLCALDTTVENASAFQATLISEQLSQTKPPETSSAINPNLNPVQSNPGSALATTTGQCCSGEGECGKKGGGCCSSPRVPETTDMRSLLCYSCRQTVKDMSSVDHLPAYILLEAQRRNRRSQMREQISEFILDEGV; encoded by the exons ATGTGTCAGGTGGACGAAGACTTTCAGGGTCAGCTGGAGCACACGGAAGTGCCCAG TATTTCCAAgaaatgtgtaaaatgcaaaGAAAAGACGGCAGTTGTGGTTATCAGAGCAGGAGACACATACTGCAG GGACTGTTTCAGGGAATACTTCATCCACAAGTTCAGGGCCATGCTCGGCAAAAACAGGATAATTTTTCCTGGAGAGAAG GTGCTGCTGGCTGTATCTGGAGGCCCATCCTCCTGCTCAATGCTCAGTCAAGTCCAAGAG GGCTTGAGTCAGAATGCACACAAGAAGTTGAGGTTTATTCCAGGCATAGTATACATCGATG AGGGTGCTGCTGCAGGTCGGTCTGTAGACGACAGGAAGACAGCGATGGCTCAGATGCAGACACTGTTTGAAGCGACTGGTTTTCCATTCCACCTTGTGCCTTTGGAACAG GTTCTGGACCTTTCACCGTCAGTTTTGGTCATGGCCCCCTCCCCCTCCGAGCAACCGGGCAGTGCTTATAAAGCAGCTGTGGATCAGTTCATTCAGTCTAAGGGCCACTGGCCTCCCAGaccacaggaccaggaccaggaccaggacctggaccaggccTCTCTGCCAGACATCCAAGAATCGCACACACAGCTACTGCAGCAGCTGATGAGTTCTACAAAGACACAGACAGCCAGAGAAGAGCTGCTCAGTATGCTAAG GCAGCATCTGCTGGTGCACACAGCTCGTACCAAAGGCTACAGTAAGCTGATGCTTGGAGACTGCTGCTCCAGACTGGCTGTTAAACTGCTGAGCAGCATTGCACTGGGCCGAGGGGCACAGCTGGCCCAGGACACG GGTTTTTCAGACTCTCGTTATGGGGACATAATAACAGTGCGGCCAATGAGGGACTACTCATCTAAAGAAATAGTGTTCTACAACCATATGTTCAAAGTGCCTTCGATTTTCATCCCGGGCTTAGACACCATG ACTGCAGACAAGTCCAGTATCCAGCGACTGACTGAGAGTTTTGTGACCAAATTGCAGGCTGACTTCCCCTCCACAGTCAGCACCATCTACAG AACTAGTGAGAAGCTGCAGACGGCGTGGAAGGGTTCATGTGCTGCTGATGTCTGTGACACATGTCTGCTGTGCCTTTGTGCTCTGGACACTACTGTGG AGAATGCATCAGCTTTCCAGGCCACACTGATCTCAGAGCAGCTGTCCCAAACTAAACCTCCAGAAACCAGTAGTGCCATAAATCCCAATCTAAACCCAG TCCAATCAAATCCAGGTTCGGCTCTAGCTACAACCACTGGACAGTGCTGCTCTGGAGAAGGGGAATGTGGAAAAAAAGGAGGAGGTTGCTGCTCTTCTCCCAG AGTACCAGAGACAACAGACATGAGGAGCCTGTTATGCTACAGCTGTCGGCAAACCGTTAAAGACATG tcATCAGTGGATCATCTGCCTGCATACATCCTGTTAGAAGCccagaggaggaacaggag GTCTCAGATGAGAGAGCAGATCAGCGAGTTCATCCTGGATGAGGGTGTTTAG
- the cdk1 gene encoding cyclin-dependent kinase 1, whose amino-acid sequence MEDYLKIEKIGEGTYGVVYKGRHKSSGQVVAMKKIRLESEEEGVPSTAVREVSLLQELKHPNIVRLLDVLMQDSRLYLIFEFLSMDLKKYLDSIPSGQYMDPMLVKSYLYQILEGIYFCHCRRVLHRDLKPQNLLIDDKGVIKLADFGLARAFGVPVRVYTHEVVTLWYRAPEVLLGSPRYSTPVDVWSTGTIFAELATKKPLFHGDSEIDQLFRIFRTLGTPNNDVWPDVESLPDYKNTFPKWKSGNLSSMVKNLDKNGLDLLAKMLTYNPPKRISAREALTHPYFDDLDKSTLPTSNINKN is encoded by the exons ATGGAAGATTAtttgaaaatagagaaaattggAGAAG GCACTTATGGTGTGGTATATAAAGGCCGACACAAGTCCTCAGGTCAGGTTGTTGCTATGAAGAAGATCCGTCTGGAAAGTGAAGAGGAAGGGGTTCCTAGCACTGCAGTCAGAGAAGTGTCTCTGCTCCAGGAGCTGAAGCATCCCAACATTGTAAG GCTGTTGGATGTCCTGATGCAGGATTCTCGACTTTACCTTATCTTTGAGTTCCTATCCATGGACCTGAAGAAGTACCTAGACTCAATTCCATCTGGACAGTACATGGACCCCATGTTGGTCAAG AGCTATCTCTACCAGATCCTGGAGGGCATTTACTTCTGTCACTGTCGTAGAGTCCTCCACCGGGACTTGAAACCCCAGAACCTCCTGATCGATGACAAGGGAGTCATTAAACTGGCAGACTTTGGCTTGGCTCGGGCTTTTGGTGTTCCTGTCAGGGTCTACACCCATGAG GTGGTCACACTCTGGTACCGGGCCCCAGAAGTCCTCTTAGGGTCCCCAAGATATTCAACGCCTGTCGATGTCTGGAGCACTGGGACTATCTTTGCTGAACTCGCAACCAAGAAGCCTTTGTTCCACGGAGACTCTGAGATAGACCAGCTGTTCAGGATCTTCAG GACTCTGGGAACCCCAAACAATGATGTGTGGCCTGATGTCGAGTCCCTGCCAGACTATAAAAACACCTTTCCCAAATGGAAGTCTGGCAACCTGTCATCAATGGTAAAGAACCTAGACAAGAATGGCCTGGACCTACTGGCG AAAATGCTCACATACAATCCACCGAAGAGGATCTCGGCCCGCGAGGCCTTGACTCACCCATACTTTGACGACTTGGACAAATCCACTTTGCCGACTTCCAACATCAATAAAAACTGA
- the ctu2 gene encoding cytoplasmic tRNA 2-thiolation protein 2 isoform X2, translated as MCQVDEDFQGQLEHTEVPSISKKCVKCKEKTAVVVIRAGDTYCRDCFREYFIHKFRAMLGKNRIIFPGEKVLLAVSGGPSSCSMLSQVQEGLSQNAHKKLRFIPGIVYIDEGAAAGRSVDDRKTAMAQMQTLFEATGFPFHLVPLEQVLDLSPSVLVMAPSPSEQPGSAYKAAVDQFIQSKGHWPPRPQDQDQDQDLDQASLPDIQESHTQLLQQLMSSTKTQTAREELLSMLRQHLLVHTARTKGYSKLMLGDCCSRLAVKLLSSIALGRGAQLAQDTGFSDSRYGDIITVRPMRDYSSKEIVFYNHMFKVPSIFIPGLDTMTADKSSIQRLTESFVTKLQADFPSTVSTIYRTSEKLQTAWKGSCAADVCDTCLLCLCALDTTVENASAFQATLISEQLSQTKPPETSSAINPNLNPGSALATTTGQCCSGEGECGKKGGGCCSSPRVPETTDMRSLLCYSCRQTVKDMSSVDHLPAYILLEAQRRNRRSQMREQISEFILDEGV; from the exons ATGTGTCAGGTGGACGAAGACTTTCAGGGTCAGCTGGAGCACACGGAAGTGCCCAG TATTTCCAAgaaatgtgtaaaatgcaaaGAAAAGACGGCAGTTGTGGTTATCAGAGCAGGAGACACATACTGCAG GGACTGTTTCAGGGAATACTTCATCCACAAGTTCAGGGCCATGCTCGGCAAAAACAGGATAATTTTTCCTGGAGAGAAG GTGCTGCTGGCTGTATCTGGAGGCCCATCCTCCTGCTCAATGCTCAGTCAAGTCCAAGAG GGCTTGAGTCAGAATGCACACAAGAAGTTGAGGTTTATTCCAGGCATAGTATACATCGATG AGGGTGCTGCTGCAGGTCGGTCTGTAGACGACAGGAAGACAGCGATGGCTCAGATGCAGACACTGTTTGAAGCGACTGGTTTTCCATTCCACCTTGTGCCTTTGGAACAG GTTCTGGACCTTTCACCGTCAGTTTTGGTCATGGCCCCCTCCCCCTCCGAGCAACCGGGCAGTGCTTATAAAGCAGCTGTGGATCAGTTCATTCAGTCTAAGGGCCACTGGCCTCCCAGaccacaggaccaggaccaggaccaggacctggaccaggccTCTCTGCCAGACATCCAAGAATCGCACACACAGCTACTGCAGCAGCTGATGAGTTCTACAAAGACACAGACAGCCAGAGAAGAGCTGCTCAGTATGCTAAG GCAGCATCTGCTGGTGCACACAGCTCGTACCAAAGGCTACAGTAAGCTGATGCTTGGAGACTGCTGCTCCAGACTGGCTGTTAAACTGCTGAGCAGCATTGCACTGGGCCGAGGGGCACAGCTGGCCCAGGACACG GGTTTTTCAGACTCTCGTTATGGGGACATAATAACAGTGCGGCCAATGAGGGACTACTCATCTAAAGAAATAGTGTTCTACAACCATATGTTCAAAGTGCCTTCGATTTTCATCCCGGGCTTAGACACCATG ACTGCAGACAAGTCCAGTATCCAGCGACTGACTGAGAGTTTTGTGACCAAATTGCAGGCTGACTTCCCCTCCACAGTCAGCACCATCTACAG AACTAGTGAGAAGCTGCAGACGGCGTGGAAGGGTTCATGTGCTGCTGATGTCTGTGACACATGTCTGCTGTGCCTTTGTGCTCTGGACACTACTGTGG AGAATGCATCAGCTTTCCAGGCCACACTGATCTCAGAGCAGCTGTCCCAAACTAAACCTCCAGAAACCAGTAGTGCCATAAATCCCAATCTAAACCCAG GTTCGGCTCTAGCTACAACCACTGGACAGTGCTGCTCTGGAGAAGGGGAATGTGGAAAAAAAGGAGGAGGTTGCTGCTCTTCTCCCAG AGTACCAGAGACAACAGACATGAGGAGCCTGTTATGCTACAGCTGTCGGCAAACCGTTAAAGACATG tcATCAGTGGATCATCTGCCTGCATACATCCTGTTAGAAGCccagaggaggaacaggag GTCTCAGATGAGAGAGCAGATCAGCGAGTTCATCCTGGATGAGGGTGTTTAG